The following proteins are co-located in the Silene latifolia isolate original U9 population chromosome 1, ASM4854445v1, whole genome shotgun sequence genome:
- the LOC141652545 gene encoding small polypeptide DEVIL 16-like: MEQRTRSRKENNNVEGESKSFNKKCSHVVKKQRAKFYIVRRCVAILLCWRDNAEG; this comes from the coding sequence ATGGAGCAAAGAACAAGGAGTAGAAAGGAGAATAATAATGTAGAAGGAGAAAGCAAGTCATTTAACAAGAAATGCAGTCATGTAGTGAAGAAGCAAAGGGCCAAGTTCTACATTGTTCGTCGCTGCGTAGCCATCCTTCTTTGTTGGCGTGATAATGCTGAAGGTTAG